From the genome of Medicago truncatula cultivar Jemalong A17 chromosome 2, MtrunA17r5.0-ANR, whole genome shotgun sequence:
TTCATATGTTGGTCACTCCAGAGAAAGGAAATAATCAGAGTATAGTGCAATCCGAAATACATACCTCCTTCTGTTTAGCCTCAATAAGAGCCGcttctttttccttttgaaGTTGAGCAGCGACTTCGTCGTTAAGTTTCTTTCTTCCCTCTTCCAACCGCCTTTGAATCTCCACCCGAACCTCCTCAGAACTCAAGCTTTCATCAACTCTCTTACGAATAGCTTCTTCAACCCTCTTAGCAGTTTCTTCTGCTATTAATTTCAACTCTGCTTCCTGTTGACGCCTGTGAAAGCATACAAAATGTTAAGCAGGAAAATGGTTACACAAACAGGGGAGTGCCACATATAAGTAGCCTCAATATTCTTTATCATTGGCATCTCACATAGAAACTGGACAATAAACATGCCTGTTTCAATTTTTATCCCCTTTAAATTCtccccttttttctttttacacttACCTAAACTACTTAACAGAAAACCACAATCAACGACAAACTAACCTCCATGGTGACAAAGGCACTAAAAAATGGTCATGCTTTTAAGGCATACCTCTATCGAATCCTGATCCAAACAAATGTTTCAAAACTGGTGAACAGTAGATAAATGAAGCAGCCAATTTGATCATCAAACATAACAAGTTGAATTATAGCAGTACCGTACCTTCCTTCAGATAAGCCTGTGAAGAAGAAATTAAAGTAACATTTTGCAGTTTTAAACTAATCATGGAAATACTAGAATTTTTGTATTATATATCTTTGCCATCTTAGTTGTTGTAAAATAGGTCAAAATCTTTTGCTAGTTAAGTGATTAAAGCATCAGGCCAATTGACAAACCATGTTTCAGGCCATACAAGACAAGACTGTCATCTTTTCTACAATGAGAGCAACCTGTCTACCCAAGTATTCTCTCGATAGGATTCCTATTATAAATCCTATCTTCTGTAACCATTCATTCATGGAAACAATAATTAGTTGATGGTTAGTTAGCTAACTGCGATTCATAATGTTATTTTCGTCCCCAATGATAAATgtagattgaaaaaaaaaaaaatcataaaaaggtAATTTGTGATTCTTAAGAAAACCAATGGAACTAGAAGTAAGCAGAACTGATCAGTATGATGAAGACTAGGGCATCCAGCAAGTAAATTGATGGAAATTGTCCACCAGCGCAGAGAGAAGGAGGAGTGTGATAAGTATGTAAGTACTCGAGGAATCCTCCCTTAAAAGTTAGCTGTCAAAAGGGAAGAACCAAGCCACTTAAATACTCCACCGAGCATCTCATACTACTCAATGTGGACTTTGAGCACCCCAAAATATCCAAATTCCTATTGTAGTGTTGTGAAGATCAAATAATCTAACAATGTAACGAGAGAAGTATTTCACTTCATTTTAATCAAAAGTTGCATTGTATTTGAGTATATATTCTAAACCTCAACCTCAAGCCCTCAACAAATAAGTACCATAAAAGTGGTGACACGGGACAAgtcgtgaaaaaaaaaaaaaaaaaaagttcaataagtgcaatatattttaataatttcacaTTAACAGTGTCAAAACGTATAAATTAAACAGCATAGATATAGATCAATTTCCTTTTCCATCTCACACAAATGATGAAGAATCGTTCTGAACAATCAGGATGAAACCCACACAGTTTCAGGGACTCGACAAATATTATGTGGCTGTTGGCAGTAGAAAGTAATAAATATAAGCTGgtacaaaaatcataaattatgaGACATGAAATCATACAACGTGATAATTACTGCCTGCAAGGATGGAGCTCAGTCCAGAATTAGGGACGTGTataatagagaaagaaagagaagtaAGATGCAATGTTTTCCTTTCTgggttaaaagaaaaaatccaAACGAAAGGCAGGGGAGAATAAGAAATCCTCcaaaaaacaaccaaaacatAGACCATTGGAAAAAAATTAAGGGAATAAATGTATGGTTTCCAACCCCTCTGCAAATTCATACGAGAAACCCCGTCAAGAAAACATATACTGATATCCACAAAGGAGACAGGTATTTTCTGCTTCATAAGAAATAAGGCatgataattattttctttttgtttaagCCAGCAAGGGCATCAACTAGTCAAAAAATCATAATGTTCATATTATAAGGCTAAGGATGGAGTGGAGAAGCAATAGAGGCAAAACATAGTAGCATAGCCCTTGGTCTATGGATGATAAGAGCAAAAGCAGGGAAAATTTTCCATTACCTAGTAAATAGGTCTTGAATCATATCAACATGTTCTATACAATATGAAATTAATCATAATACAAATCAATAGATGCCCTGGAAGTGGAGCATGCTAATTTCCAGCTATAACAATTTAACAAAAGAAAGGAAATAGTTATAAAGGTTAACCATAATATCCTTCTTAATTTTCAGCCAGTCTGTGTCTTACCAATGATATACACCTTTTGTGCATAGAAGTTATGTGCATTAATAATGTCAATGTTCTAAAGTTTcagtaataaatataatttacacataaaatactaaaattttcatcaaaaacaaGAAGAGCCAACTAATGATTTCCATCttaaaacataaatcaaatagAAGTGAAGAAAAGGCAGAATTAGAACAAAACATCAAGCTTTTTATCtaccttttcttctcttcttctttcctttgtttCTCAATTGCAGTTTTCTGCTCTACTGACCCAAGGCTTGAACTGGAAGATTTATGAGCAGGAGACAATGAGGAACTCCTACTTCTTTGTCTTCGGTATCGTTTTGCAGTAGGAGATCGACTTCTGCGACGCCAAGTAGTTGTAGAAGGACTTCTGCGGCCTCTTGGTGAAATAGAACGACTTTTTCGCCTGTGAGATAATACAAATGATTCTAAGCAATGAACCCTTATAAAACCAAACAGCTATCTTAAGTGAATATAAAGCCTGCCCACCATCTAGCATGTTAATACAAAAACATGTACAGTTACCtcataaaataatcattgtCTGCTCCATCTTTTATCACATGAAGAAGCAAATGTCACAAACGAGCAATGAAAAAACACTTATCAGAACTCACCACCTGTTCATATCCCTCATTTTCCATGTTATGGGAAGAAACtgatttttcctattttttataaatatcatatatCCTATCTTGTTCTCTACATAATACCCTATATATGTTTCATTAATGAGTTTCAACCTCGGCACACAAATAAGAAACCACACAAAAGAAAGAAACCCATTGCCAATTAGCAAGTAATAAAAAGTATGTGACACCATCACCAGACACTTATGACAGGGTCTTCAAATACTTGAATATTAGCAATGTTCAATCATCCAGCATAACAGCATGCATCTCATTCCGTAGTTCAAGTGCTCAACGAATTGAGCTTAACAGAAGAGGTCCAATTCCAAATGGCATACTAAAAGAAATTTAACCGTTCATTCGTATCCAATCGAACAAGTACAACAAAGAAGCTAAATGATAATAAGAAACTACAAAGTAGATATTGAATTCAAATTACACTTCACAAATAACCAGCATTATCAATCATGGGGTTCAACATTGACCACCACATTTTAGTCATAAATACACAATAGCTCTGTGGTCTTGAAAGTGTAATGACTACCCAATTTTATGTCCTCGTCAAAATGTCATATGCATTTCTTCAAACAAAGTAAATAGTCAGTTTTCCACAAATACTCTATCAAAGATATCCTCTTTTTTTTCTGGAATTTCTTTAGCATTCAAATAAGACGTTAATATAATGGAAAGAAGAAGAGCCCCGctaaaacatattattttacacattttgCCTCAAAGCTAACCCCTGGTtaattaaatgcaattttggaagaATATTATTCAAATAGTATAACATCCATGTTATGTCCATAGAACATCAAACCTGAAAGCAAATATGATTTataaatgtgtgtgtgtgtatatatatatatatatcatacaaTCAGGGCCATCGCTAAGATTTTGGGTTCCCTACGTGAACTACGAAAATAACGCCCCCTTAATTATCTGAATATTCCCCTCACATTTTTTGCTTGAAAATCATTAATAACTAATCCATATTCAAGGTTCTTCAAAAAATTCATTTGATAGAAATCAAAGCAAGACTATTTAGTATATTGTTACATGGTATATCGAAGATAAGATATTAACAAATTCAAATTAGAAAAACTTCTCTCACAGCAAATGCAACAGTGATATGGATTGTTAACTAATACTCAAAGCCACCACCAGGTACAGTTTACATCGTAAATGATTACAGCAAATACCGACAAATAAACGTTATAGATACACAGCAAATAATTTGTAAAACACGAGTCCCGAATGATTCTACCTCAATAATACATATCACATAGAAAATTAAACATTCAAACAGGGTCACCTGCTATACGAATATGGAGACCGGCTTCTATCTCGTCTGCTCCTCCTGCTATATCTATGTCCAACCGGTGACGGTGAATGCCTACGCCTGTAGGGAGGCGATCGGGATCGCGACAAGTCTCTAGGCATCCTCCCAACACCCGATCCCCAATGAGCTCAAAAATATACTTTTCACAATCAGACAAAGATAAAAGTTTCCCTGTTAaagcaaaacaacaacaaaaataaacaaattcagtaaaaatcaattatttcaaaaaacaataaattaaccAATTATCAAGTTATTAAATGATTATTGGaacgaaaaatatgtattagtCAATAATTAGAGATGCAAATCAAAGTGAGAATCCGTTACGAGAGTTTTgtatattaatttaattgtatGAAGCAGCGTGATTAAAAAGGGGAAAATTAAGAGGAAAAAAACCACCTGAAAAATGAAGGGAAACTTGAaatagagaaggaaaaaaaaaaaaaaaaaaggaaggaagagagatgttatgatgtgatatagAGTTGAATTTGTGGTTATCGAAATGGAAGTATGGAGGAATTGGGAAATTGAAAATCTGAAAACcctagaaaatgaaaattggggaagagaagaaagatgaaGAAGGACGAAACTACGTTTTTATATTTGTGCTTTAATAAACTCAAAACGAATCGTTTTACACAAAGACCAATAAAAATGTGAAGCTACGCATTGTATACTGTATAGGATTGTCCGtagaaaattgttaaaaatacCCTGCACTGAATTAAGGTCCATTGAgcttataaaaaatagtttaggcaatgaataagtttttatgttaatttataagtttttgctaacaaaattttttatctttataagttattttttcataaactaacaagcttataaataataaataaaagtttgtttatttacatataagttgttttgcataagttCAATCTAAACAGGATCTTAATAGTAGTGCTTTGTGGATGTACTTAAGCTTGTTTGAtacactcaataaaaaaaataaaaaaaaacttgtttgataCACCAAAAAAAGTACTTACTTGATGTCGAAGTAATTGCTTAGTGCTTAATCACTTTATAACCCATAAGCTATttacataagttgttttgcataagttCAATCTAAACAGGATCTCAATAGTAGTGCTTTGTGGATGTACTTAAGCTTGTTTGATAcgctcaataaaaaaaaaaaacttgtttgataCACCAAAAAAAGTACTTACTTGATGTCGAAGTAATTGCTTAGTGCTTAATCACTTTATAACCCATAAGCTATTCAATAGTAAGCAAAGGATAAATAAGTTAAGAGAACTGCTAGCGTCAGTCTCTCACACACTCGCAGTCAAACACTCGTCCATATACCATTGCCACAGCAGCATACTTTTAGATCTGAAACTAGGCAACCGActctttatattttatttttaatttttatgggCAAAAGGGGAAAAGTTCGCTCTCTCCTCTTTCAATGTCCCGTTTGGATTTGCTTATTTTAAGCTTATGTAGGCTTATCTACTctcataagcctttttaaaagtgtttgggtaaataaataaatagagcttatcataattttataagctgcttatgccatattttaataagcttaaatttttagcttaccctccggcttaacaaggagcttatgaatttatgtaacctccttcgattctctctggatccactttttcaaaacatatattttataatattttaattataatgttagttatcatgagtaacaaaattgctatatacttatcttaataaagtaacacacgtaactaagatttttttttatttttttgttacgtaacaaaataaaactgaataaaaaacaaacttaacttatctttttttggtaacaaactaTACACTAATATAAGTTTATTTACACCtctaatattaattttgtcttatatgaatattgatgtttttttaaggacaaatattgattatgctatatatatatatatatatatatatatataattaatatattataatattgtttttttacgccttgattaattttatcaaaaaaaatcttgataattgtggttcaattctttgatttttttgttaaattaaaaatatttaaaattttgataattgtttatgtaatgtcacatccaaacacatcaatttatgtaagtactttttagtgtacatatccaaacataaatagcttatcaagtataagagcttatgatgtaagctctaatgttataagccctaatgctataagcatctatataagttgtttatccaaacggggcccAAGTCCAATTCATCGAACACCACTCTTCTTCCTTTTAAATCTCTCTACCATGAAAAAAATCAACTTCCCTTAAAACACAAATTGCTCCCTCGTCGTCACACTCACCCGTCAGTATCTCACACCTCCAATCAAACTCCAGTTGTCCCACAACTCAGGTAACCACAACCACAACGTTGTTGTGCTTTTCCGATCGATCAAGAATAAGGATTTATCCAGATCAATAACTTCCTTAGATCTTGAATATGACACTCACAACAAATTATTTCTACCAAAGATTAACAACACACAGAGATTGGGAAAAGTGAGAGTACTAGTTTCACAAAATTTGTATTATGTAACGAGATTCAAGGCATAATTGGCTTTGTTctcgaaaaaaaaaacataaaagagggatggttttggttttgaagtTTTACGCATGATACAACATAGAGAGGtggggattttttttattggagatGCAGAGCACATGAAAATGGGTGTTTCtagatttttattatattaaaaaataaaaagctaaaATTTCTTCAACCGACTGCACTGGTTAACcggtttaaaataaaaaaaagttga
Proteins encoded in this window:
- the LOC11425123 gene encoding uncharacterized protein At1g10890 isoform X2, producing MRRKSRSISPRGRRSPSTTTWRRRSRSPTAKRYRRQRSRSSSLSPAHKSSSSSLGSVEQKTAIEKQRKEEEKKRRQQEAELKLIAEETAKRVEEAIRKRVDESLSSEEVRVEIQRRLEEGRKKLNDEVAAQLQKEKEAALIEAKQKEEQARKEKEDLERMLEENRRKIEESQRREALEQQRREEERYRELEELQRQKEEAMRRKKQEEEQERINQIKLLGKNKSRPKLSFALGSK
- the LOC11425123 gene encoding uncharacterized protein At1g10890 isoform X1, which translates into the protein MPRDLSRSRSPPYRRRHSPSPVGHRYSRRSRRDRSRSPYSYSRRKSRSISPRGRRSPSTTTWRRRSRSPTAKRYRRQRSRSSSLSPAHKSSSSSLGSVEQKTAIEKQRKEEEKKRRQQEAELKLIAEETAKRVEEAIRKRVDESLSSEEVRVEIQRRLEEGRKKLNDEVAAQLQKEKEAALIEAKQKEEQARKEKEDLERMLEENRRKIEESQRREALEQQRREEERYRELEELQRQKEEAMRRKKQEEEQERINQIKLLGKNKSRPKLSFALGSK